A window of the Salvelinus fontinalis isolate EN_2023a chromosome 26, ASM2944872v1, whole genome shotgun sequence genome harbors these coding sequences:
- the LOC129824547 gene encoding zona pellucida sperm-binding protein 3-like, protein MKAYFWHSAVLLGMAVATIVAQDDLKVDCGVDSVTLRWGAAQSQMDTSLLRLGGCYPSSISAGEAMFQVELSDCNFRRLVTGDTLMYMNELTYMSGPKAQLKSFSHPVVCAYERPADWAPRIFDPVFHTYGQGDLVFHMELMKDDFSGPHLSREYPLGSFIHISAAVEEMVHQPLLLLLEECVATTTPDLQSEGPVHPIITKGCLVASKTSNSKFEPRQKASEIRLSLQAFKFAVGKEVYIHCNLLAWDPSGLDTSKKACHYVKGHGWVLIDDPYHSTLCGCCDSSCESRKTRGIASGQHGITKNAGLIGPLVVTDNYRPEKIEWV, encoded by the exons ATGAAGGCTTACTTTTGGCACAGTGCGGTCCTCCTAGGCATGGCTGTTGCGACCATTGTGGCACAGGATG ATCTGAAGGTGGACTGTGGTGTTGACTCAGTCACCCTGAGATGGGGGGCAGCCCAGTCACAGATGGACACCTCACTCCTCCGGCTGGGAGGCTGTTATCCAAGCAGTATCTCTGCTGGGGAGGCCATGTTTCAAGTGGAACTCAGTGACTGTAACTTCAGGAGACTG GTGACTGGGGACACATTGATGTACATGAATGAGCTGACCTATATGTCTGGTCCCAAAGCTCAACTAAAGTCTTTCTCTCATCCAGTGGTTTGTGCCTATGAAAG GCCTGCAGACTGGGCGCCTCGCATATTTGATCCAGTGTTTCATACATATGGTCAAGGAGATCTTGTCTTCCACATGGAACTTATGAAGG ATGACTTCTCTGGACCACATCTGTCTAGGGAATATCCCCTGGGCTCCTTCATCCACATCTCTGCTGCAGTGGAGGAGATGGTCCATCAGCCCTTGCTACTACTGTTGGAGGAGTGTGTGGCAACCACAACACCAGACCTGCAGTCTGAGGGCCCGGTGCACCCCATCATCACCAAGGG ATGTCTTGTCGCTAGCAAGACTTCAAATTCAAAGTTTGAACCAAGACAGAAAGCCTCTGAAATCCGTTTGTCTCTGCAAGCCTTCAAGTTCGCCGTTGGCAAGGAA GTGTATATTCACTGCAATCTTTTGGCTTGGGACCCCAGTGGCCTTGACACAAGCAAGAAGGCCTGCCACTATGTGAAAGGGCATGG TTGGGTGCTCATTGATGACCCCTACCATAGTACCCTCTGTGGCTGCTGTGACTCCAGCTGTGAGTCCCGGAAGACGCGTGGAATTGCATCAG GGCAACATGGAATAACTAAAAATGCCGGTCTTATTGGACCACTTGTCGTCACTGACAATTACCGGCCTGAGAAGATTGAATGG GTCTGA